From the Patescibacteria group bacterium genome, the window TATGATCTTGCGGCTCTAGCAGATATACTTGTTCGTGCCACAAATTTTGCTGATAACTTTAGCAACATCAAAGAAATAGATTTCAATCCTATCGTGGCCGACGCCGACAATTTTCATTTGGTGGATGTGAGAATTATTCTGACAGAAAATATAGAGGGAGATAAATGAAAAAACAAGTTTTAATTTCTGGCAACGAGGCAGCTGTGCTGGGCACAATCGATGCTGGCGCTACCGTCATGTTTGGCTATCCAATCACGCCTGCGACAGAGATCCTCGAAGGTTATATACGCAAGGCAGAAGAAAACCCAGAGCTTAAGTACCTTCAAACCGAAGATGAAATTGCGGCAGGTTTCGGCGTCCTGGGCAGTGTCTTGGGTGGCGTCAAAAGTTTTACCGCTTCGGCTGGGCCAGGGCATGTCCTGCTTCAAGATCCAATCGCCATGGCCGAGAATCTCAGACTTCCCTTTGTCGGTATAATCATGCAAAGAGGCGGCCCATCAACTGGTACTGTAAACTTTTCTCAGCAGGAAGTGACCCTGGCCGCATTTGGAGGCAATGGTGATGGACATAGGATTGTATATTCTGCCTCGACTGTTCCAGAAATGTACGAATTAACAAAAAAATCATTTGAAACCGCTTGGAAATATCGCTTTCCCACTATTCTTCTGGGTGACGGTTATCTCGGTAAAATGAAAAACGTTGTCGAAATTGATCAACACTCCGAAAAAGCAAAAAGTTCTCCCATCCTCGAAGAGAAAGCTGAGTCAACAAATTTGAGAAATTGTTATAGCTCAGAGGAGTCGTTTGGTGCGGTGCTCGATCAGACACACAAAGATTGGCAGAAAAGTCGAGAAGAAATTGTAGAGTCCGAATCATACAAAGTCTCTGATGCGAAGACGTTGATCGTGGCTCACGGTTTGGTCGCAAGTGCCGCCAGAGATGCAGTAAAAATAATGCGAAAAAGTGGCGCTAGGATTGGTCTTTTCCGTCCAATCACTCTAAACCCTTTTGACAAAGCCAAATTATTGATTGCCGCTAAAAAGACCGAAAAAATAATTATCATCGAATCTTCACTCAACCAGTTGTCCAGAATCGTCAAATA encodes:
- a CDS encoding ferredoxin oxidoreductase, which codes for MKKQVLISGNEAAVLGTIDAGATVMFGYPITPATEILEGYIRKAEENPELKYLQTEDEIAAGFGVLGSVLGGVKSFTASAGPGHVLLQDPIAMAENLRLPFVGIIMQRGGPSTGTVNFSQQEVTLAAFGGNGDGHRIVYSASTVPEMYELTKKSFETAWKYRFPTILLGDGYLGKMKNVVEIDQHSEKAKSSPILEEKAESTNLRNCYSSEESFGAVLDQTHKDWQKSREEIVESESYKVSDAKTLIVAHGLVASAARDAVKIMRKSGARIGLFRPITLNPFDKAKLLIAAKKTEKIIIIESSLNQLSRIVKYEMAGQKAKFIEISKSAQGFTPEEIIDQIRRHNG